In Fusobacterium sp. IOR10, a single genomic region encodes these proteins:
- the rplF gene encoding 50S ribosomal protein L6: protein MSRIGKQPIVIPAGVTVTVNDNNEVTVTGSKGTLTKEFNKEMVIKIEDNQIVVERPNEERFTRALHGTTRALIHNMVVGVSDGFKKTLKLVGVGYRAAVKGNGLELSLGYSHPVIIDPVNNIKFTVDKNTTVVVEGIEKDMVGQVAADIRSKRAPEPYKGKGVKYEDEVIRRKEGKKS, encoded by the coding sequence ATGTCTAGAATAGGTAAACAACCTATAGTGATACCTGCTGGAGTAACTGTAACAGTTAATGATAATAATGAAGTTACTGTAACAGGTTCTAAAGGTACATTAACAAAAGAATTTAATAAAGAAATGGTAATAAAAATAGAAGATAATCAAATAGTTGTAGAAAGACCAAATGAAGAGAGATTTACAAGAGCTCTTCATGGGACTACAAGAGCACTTATCCACAATATGGTTGTAGGTGTAAGTGATGGATTCAAGAAAACTCTAAAATTAGTTGGGGTTGGATATAGAGCAGCTGTAAAAGGAAATGGATTAGAATTATCTTTAGGATATTCTCATCCAGTAATTATTGACCCAGTTAATAATATAAAATTTACAGTTGATAAAAATACTACAGTTGTAGTTGAAGGAATTGAGAAAGATATGGTTGGGCAAGTTGCAGCAGATATCAGATCAAAAAGAGCTCCTGAACCTTATAAAGGAAAAGGAGTTAAGTATGAAGATGAAGTTATTAGAAGAAAAGAAGGTAAAAAATCATAG
- the rpsH gene encoding 30S ribosomal protein S8 — MFLTDPVADMLTRIRNANAVMHEKVDIPYSNLKFKLAEILKEEGYVTNYKVITDDNKKNIRIYLKYDGKDRVIKGLKRISKPGRRVYAQVDELPRVLTGLGIAIVSTSKGIVTDKVARQENVGGEVLAFVW, encoded by the coding sequence ATGTTTTTAACAGATCCAGTCGCAGATATGTTGACAAGAATCAGAAATGCTAATGCAGTAATGCATGAGAAAGTTGATATTCCTTATTCTAACTTGAAATTTAAATTAGCTGAAATATTAAAAGAAGAAGGATATGTAACTAACTATAAAGTTATAACTGATGATAATAAAAAAAATATAAGAATATATTTAAAATATGACGGAAAAGATAGAGTAATCAAAGGATTGAAAAGAATTTCTAAACCAGGAAGAAGAGTATACGCACAGGTAGATGAATTACCTAGAGTACTTACAGGATTAGGAATTGCAATAGTATCTACTTCGAAAGGTATTGTTACTGATAAAGTAGCAAGACAAGAAAATGTAGGTGGAGAAGTCCTTGCATTCGTATGGTAA
- the rpsN gene encoding 30S ribosomal protein S14, translating to MAKKSMIARDAKRAELCDKYAAKRAELKKRILEGDSEAMFELNKLPANSSPVRKRNRCQIDGRPRGYMREFGISRIKFRQLAGAGLIPGITKSSW from the coding sequence ATGGCTAAAAAGTCAATGATCGCTAGAGATGCTAAAAGAGCGGAACTTTGTGATAAATATGCAGCTAAAAGAGCTGAATTGAAAAAAAGAATACTTGAAGGAGATTCTGAAGCTATGTTTGAATTAAACAAGCTTCCAGCTAATTCTTCACCAGTTAGAAAAAGAAATAGATGTCAAATTGATGGAAGACCAAGAGGATACATGAGAGAGTTTGGAATATCTAGAATCAAATTTAGACAACTAGCAGGGGCAGGATTAATTCCTGGAATAACAAAATCATCTTGGTAG
- the rplE gene encoding 50S ribosomal protein L5 — protein MSKYVSRYHKLFDEVIRENLMKELELKNIMECPSMEKIIVNMGVGEATQNTKLMDAAMKDLAIITGQKPLERKAKKSEAGFKLRENQAIGAKVTLRKERMYDFLDRLVNVVLPRVRDFEGVSAKAFDGRGNYSIGLRDQLVFPEIDFDKVDKLQGMSITLVSSAKTDEEGRALLKAFGMPFKK, from the coding sequence GTGTCTAAATATGTTTCTAGATATCATAAATTATTTGATGAAGTAATTAGAGAAAATTTAATGAAAGAATTAGAATTAAAAAATATAATGGAATGTCCATCTATGGAAAAAATTATAGTGAATATGGGAGTTGGAGAAGCTACTCAAAACACTAAATTAATGGACGCAGCAATGAAAGATTTAGCTATTATTACTGGACAAAAACCTCTAGAAAGAAAAGCTAAAAAATCAGAAGCTGGATTTAAATTAAGAGAAAATCAAGCAATCGGAGCAAAAGTTACTTTAAGAAAGGAAAGAATGTATGACTTTCTTGATAGATTAGTAAATGTAGTTCTTCCAAGAGTTAGAGACTTCGAAGGAGTTTCTGCAAAAGCATTTGATGGAAGAGGAAATTATTCAATCGGTTTAAGAGATCAATTAGTATTTCCTGAAATAGATTTCGATAAAGTAGATAAACTACAAGGAATGTCTATTACATTAGTATCTTCTGCTAAGACTGATGAAGAAGGAAGAGCTTTACTTAAGGCTTTTGGAATGCCTTTTAAAAAGTAA
- the rplX gene encoding 50S ribosomal protein L24 → MAKPKVKFVPNSLHVKTGDTVCVVSGKDKGKTGKIVKVFPKKGKIVVEGINMVTKNLKPSQTNPQGGVVTKPAAIFSCKVMLYDEKAGKATRVGYRVEDGKKVRYSKVSGEVL, encoded by the coding sequence GTGGCTAAACCTAAAGTAAAATTTGTGCCAAATTCTTTACATGTGAAAACTGGAGATACAGTATGTGTTGTGTCTGGTAAAGATAAAGGAAAAACAGGTAAAATAGTAAAAGTTTTTCCTAAAAAAGGGAAAATAGTTGTAGAAGGAATTAACATGGTTACTAAAAATTTGAAACCATCACAAACAAACCCACAAGGTGGAGTTGTGACTAAACCAGCAGCAATTTTTTCATGTAAAGTAATGCTTTATGATGAAAAAGCTGGTAAAGCAACTAGAGTTGGATACAGAGTAGAAGACGGGAAGAAAGTTAGATACTCTAAAGTATCTGGTGAAGTTCTATAA
- the rplN gene encoding 50S ribosomal protein L14 yields the protein MVQQQTVLNVADNSGAKKIMVIRVLGGTKKRFGRIGDIVVASVKEAIPGGNVKKGDIVKAVIVRTRKEKRREDGSYIKFDDNAGVIMTTNNEPKGTRIFGPVARELRAKSFMKIVSLAPEVI from the coding sequence ATGGTACAACAACAAACTGTCCTTAATGTTGCAGACAACTCAGGTGCAAAAAAGATTATGGTAATCAGAGTACTTGGCGGAACTAAAAAAAGATTTGGAAGAATTGGTGACATAGTTGTAGCCTCAGTAAAGGAAGCAATACCTGGTGGTAACGTTAAAAAAGGTGACATCGTTAAAGCTGTCATTGTTAGAACTAGAAAAGAAAAAAGAAGAGAAGACGGATCATATATAAAATTTGATGATAATGCTGGCGTAATTATGACTACTAATAATGAGCCTAAAGGAACAAGAATTTTTGGGCCTGTTGCAAGAGAATTGAGAGCTAAAAGCTTTATGAAAATAGTATCTCTTGCTCCAGAAGTAATATAG
- the rpsQ gene encoding 30S ribosomal protein S17, with translation MRNDRKVREGMVVSNKMEKTIVVTIATMALHPIYKKRVKKTTKLKAHDENNVAQIGDKVRIMETRPLSKDKRWRLVEVLERAK, from the coding sequence TTGAGAAACGATAGAAAAGTAAGAGAAGGAATGGTTGTTTCTAATAAAATGGAGAAAACTATAGTTGTTACAATAGCTACTATGGCGTTACATCCAATTTATAAAAAAAGAGTTAAAAAAACTACTAAATTAAAAGCTCATGATGAAAATAATGTAGCTCAAATTGGTGATAAAGTAAGAATAATGGAAACAAGACCTTTATCTAAAGATAAAAGATGGAGACTGGTTGAGGTTTTAGAAAGAGCTAAATAA
- the rpmC gene encoding 50S ribosomal protein L29: MKAKDIREMSSEDLVVKCKELKEELFNLKFQLSLGQLTNTAKIREVRREIARMNTILNER, translated from the coding sequence ATGAAAGCTAAGGATATAAGAGAAATGTCTAGTGAAGACTTAGTTGTTAAGTGCAAAGAACTTAAAGAAGAATTATTCAATCTAAAATTTCAACTTTCATTAGGACAACTAACTAACACTGCTAAAATTAGAGAAGTTAGAAGAGAAATTGCAAGAATGAATACAATTTTAAACGAAAGATAG
- the rplP gene encoding 50S ribosomal protein L16: MLMPKRTKHKKMFRGRMKGSANRGTTVAFGDYGLQALEPSWITNRQIEACRVGINRTFQRSGKTFIRIFPDKPITSRPAGVRMGKGKGAVDGWVSVVKPGKIMFEVSEVTEELAKAALRKAAMKLPIRCKIVKRENGGDK, encoded by the coding sequence ATGTTAATGCCTAAAAGAACAAAACATAAAAAAATGTTTAGAGGAAGAATGAAAGGTTCAGCTAATAGAGGAACTACTGTAGCATTTGGTGATTACGGGTTACAAGCTTTAGAGCCTTCTTGGATAACAAATAGACAAATAGAAGCATGTAGAGTAGGAATCAACAGAACATTCCAAAGATCAGGAAAGACATTTATAAGAATATTCCCTGACAAACCAATCACTTCTAGACCTGCTGGTGTTAGAATGGGTAAAGGTAAAGGGGCTGTAGACGGTTGGGTTTCAGTTGTTAAACCTGGAAAAATAATGTTTGAGGTTTCTGAAGTAACTGAAGAACTAGCAAAAGCAGCATTAAGAAAAGCAGCTATGAAGTTGCCAATTAGATGTAAAATAGTTAAAAGAGAAAATGGCGGTGATAAATAA
- the rpsC gene encoding 30S ribosomal protein S3 produces MGQKVDPRGLRLGITRTWDSNWYADKKEYIKYFHEDVKIREFIKKNYYHAGIAKISIERTSPSQVVVIINAAKAGIVIGRKGSEIESIKAKLEALTGKKALVKVLEVKNFNKNAVLVAENIAGGIERRVAYKRAANQAIMRAMRSGAKGIKVMISGRLNGAEIARCEWMVEGKVPLHTLRADIDYATATAHTTYGALGIKVWIFNGEVLPTKKEGGDK; encoded by the coding sequence GTGGGACAAAAAGTAGACCCTAGAGGATTAAGACTTGGTATAACAAGAACTTGGGACTCTAACTGGTATGCAGACAAAAAGGAATACATTAAGTACTTCCATGAAGATGTAAAAATCAGAGAGTTCATTAAGAAAAATTATTACCATGCTGGGATAGCGAAAATAAGCATAGAAAGAACATCACCTTCACAAGTTGTAGTGATAATCAATGCGGCTAAAGCTGGAATAGTAATAGGTAGAAAAGGTTCTGAAATAGAATCAATAAAGGCTAAATTAGAAGCTTTAACTGGTAAAAAAGCATTAGTTAAAGTTTTAGAAGTTAAAAATTTCAACAAAAATGCTGTACTAGTAGCAGAAAATATAGCTGGTGGAATTGAAAGAAGAGTAGCTTACAAAAGAGCTGCAAATCAAGCTATAATGAGAGCTATGAGATCAGGAGCAAAGGGAATCAAAGTAATGATTTCTGGAAGACTAAACGGAGCTGAAATTGCTAGATGCGAATGGATGGTTGAAGGGAAAGTGCCTTTACATACATTAAGAGCAGATATAGATTATGCAACAGCAACAGCACATACTACTTATGGAGCATTAGGAATTAAGGTATGGATATTTAACGGTGAAGTACTTCCAACTAAAAAGGAAGGAGGGGATAAATAA
- the rplV gene encoding 50S ribosomal protein L22, producing MEVKASTRFVRMSPRKARLVADLVRGKSALEALDLLEYTNKKAAGIIKKTLTSAIANATNNAKLDDEKLIISTMIINDGPALKRISPRAMGRADIIRKPTAHIIVGVSEK from the coding sequence GTGGAAGTAAAAGCAAGTACTAGATTCGTGAGAATGTCTCCAAGAAAAGCTAGATTAGTAGCTGACTTAGTGAGAGGAAAATCAGCACTAGAGGCACTTGATTTATTAGAATATACAAACAAAAAAGCAGCTGGAATAATAAAGAAAACTTTAACATCAGCTATAGCGAATGCAACAAACAATGCAAAATTAGATGATGAAAAATTGATTATATCTACAATGATAATAAACGATGGACCAGCTCTTAAAAGAATTAGTCCAAGAGCAATGGGAAGAGCTGATATAATAAGAAAACCAACAGCTCATATTATAGTTGGAGTATCTGAAAAGTAG
- the rpsS gene encoding 30S ribosomal protein S19, producing MARSLRKGPFCDHHLMKKAEEVKANGNLKTVIKTWSRRSTIFPNFIGLTFGVYNGKKHIPVFVTEQMVGNKLGEFAPTRTYHGHTRVGGK from the coding sequence ATGGCAAGATCGCTTAGAAAAGGGCCTTTTTGTGATCATCACTTAATGAAAAAGGCTGAAGAAGTAAAAGCAAATGGAAATTTAAAAACTGTTATAAAAACTTGGTCAAGAAGATCAACAATATTCCCAAATTTCATAGGATTGACATTTGGAGTATATAACGGGAAAAAACATATACCAGTTTTCGTAACTGAACAAATGGTTGGAAATAAATTAGGTGAATTTGCACCTACTAGAACTTACCACGGACACACAAGAGTCGGAGGAAAGTAA
- the rplB gene encoding 50S ribosomal protein L2 produces the protein MAIKVMKPTSPGTRHMSRLVVEGLSKARPEKSLTVPLNSSYGRDNYGHRTGTNRQKGHKRLYRIIDFKRTKLDVPATVASIEYDPNRTANIALLHYADGVKAYILAPKGLKVGDVVLSGIKADIKPGNALKLKDMPVGAQIHNIELQIGRGGQLVRSAGTAARLVAKEGTYCHVELPSGELRLIHGECMATVGEVGNSEHSLITIGKAGRNRLMGRRPHVRGSAMNPCDHPHGGGEGKATVGRKSPLTPWGKPAIGAKTRGRKKSDKFIVRGRNDK, from the coding sequence ATGGCTATAAAAGTAATGAAACCAACAAGTCCTGGAACAAGACATATGTCAAGACTTGTTGTAGAGGGACTAAGTAAAGCAAGACCTGAAAAGTCTTTAACTGTACCTTTAAACTCTTCTTATGGTAGAGATAACTACGGTCACAGAACAGGAACAAATAGACAAAAAGGTCATAAAAGATTATACAGAATAATTGATTTTAAAAGAACAAAATTAGATGTACCTGCAACTGTTGCGTCAATAGAATATGACCCAAACAGAACTGCAAACATTGCATTATTACATTATGCTGACGGAGTAAAAGCTTATATATTAGCACCTAAAGGATTAAAAGTTGGGGACGTTGTATTAAGTGGAATCAAAGCAGACATAAAACCAGGAAATGCATTAAAATTGAAAGACATGCCAGTGGGAGCTCAAATTCACAATATAGAACTTCAAATTGGTAGAGGTGGACAATTAGTAAGATCTGCAGGAACTGCTGCTAGATTAGTTGCTAAAGAAGGAACATATTGTCATGTAGAGTTACCATCAGGGGAACTTAGATTAATTCATGGTGAATGTATGGCAACTGTTGGAGAAGTGGGAAATTCTGAACACAGCCTAATAACAATCGGAAAAGCAGGAAGAAATAGACTTATGGGAAGAAGACCTCATGTAAGAGGATCTGCAATGAACCCTTGTGATCACCCTCATGGTGGAGGAGAAGGTAAAGCTACTGTAGGTAGAAAATCTCCATTAACTCCTTGGGGTAAACCAGCAATTGGTGCAAAAACAAGAGGAAGAAAAAAATCTGATAAGTTTATCGTAAGAGGAAGAAACGACAAGTAA
- the rplW gene encoding 50S ribosomal protein L23, producing MTAYEIIRKPLITEKTELLRREHNKYTFEVNKKANKIEIKKAVEEIFDVKVANVSTLNVKPVTKRHGMKLYKTQAKKKAIVELTSGTISYFKEM from the coding sequence ATGACAGCTTATGAAATTATAAGAAAGCCTCTAATTACTGAAAAAACTGAGCTTCTTAGAAGAGAGCATAATAAATATACTTTTGAAGTAAACAAAAAAGCAAATAAAATAGAAATTAAAAAAGCAGTGGAAGAAATATTTGATGTAAAAGTAGCAAATGTTTCTACATTAAACGTGAAACCTGTAACAAAAAGACATGGTATGAAATTATATAAAACTCAAGCTAAGAAAAAAGCAATTGTGGAATTAACTTCAGGAACTATTTCATATTTTAAAGAAATGTAA
- the rplD gene encoding 50S ribosomal protein L4 encodes MAVLSIYNLAGAQTGTVEVDDTIFGIEPNKVVLHEVLTAELAAARQGSANTKNRSAVKGGGRKPFKQKGTGRARQGTIRAPHMVGGGVVFGPTPRSYEKKVNKKARVLALKSALSAKCAAGDVVVLDGAIEAPKTKTIIELTKALGATTKQMFVVDDLTEQNDFNLFLSARNLENAVVFQPSELGIYWLLKQNKVIITKEALATIEEVLG; translated from the coding sequence ATGGCAGTTTTAAGCATATATAACTTAGCAGGAGCACAAACTGGAACTGTTGAAGTTGATGATACTATATTTGGTATTGAACCAAATAAAGTAGTTCTTCATGAAGTTCTTACAGCAGAATTAGCAGCAGCTAGACAAGGAAGTGCAAACACTAAGAACAGATCCGCTGTAAAAGGTGGAGGAAGAAAACCTTTTAAACAAAAAGGAACTGGTAGAGCTAGACAAGGAACAATTAGAGCACCACACATGGTTGGTGGGGGAGTTGTTTTTGGACCAACACCTAGAAGCTACGAAAAGAAAGTAAACAAAAAAGCTAGAGTATTAGCACTTAAATCAGCATTATCAGCTAAATGTGCAGCTGGTGACGTAGTTGTTTTAGATGGTGCAATAGAAGCTCCAAAAACAAAAACAATAATTGAATTAACAAAAGCTTTAGGAGCTACAACAAAACAAATGTTTGTAGTTGATGACTTGACAGAACAGAATGATTTTAATCTATTCCTATCTGCAAGAAATCTAGAAAATGCAGTAGTATTTCAACCAAGCGAATTAGGTATTTACTGGTTACTAAAACAAAATAAAGTAATCATAACTAAAGAAGCATTAGCAACAATTGAGGAGGTGCTTGGATAA
- the rplC gene encoding 50S ribosomal protein L3 encodes MSGILGKKIGMTQIFEDGKFVPVTVVEAGPNYVLQKKEVETEGYVALQLGFDEKKEKNSTKPMMGIFNKAGVKPLRFVRELKVESVEGYELGQEIKADVLAGVEYIDITGTSKGKGTAGVMKRHNFSGNRATHGVSRNHRLGGSIGQSSWPGKVLKGLRMAGQYGNTTVTVQNLKVVKLDVENNVILIKGAVPGPKNGYVVVRPAIKK; translated from the coding sequence ATGTCAGGAATTTTAGGAAAAAAAATTGGAATGACTCAAATCTTTGAAGACGGAAAATTTGTTCCAGTAACTGTAGTAGAAGCTGGTCCAAACTATGTTTTACAAAAAAAAGAAGTTGAGACAGAAGGTTATGTAGCATTACAACTAGGTTTTGATGAGAAAAAAGAAAAAAATTCTACTAAACCAATGATGGGAATATTCAATAAAGCTGGTGTTAAACCATTAAGATTCGTTAGAGAATTAAAGGTTGAATCAGTTGAAGGATATGAACTTGGACAAGAAATAAAAGCAGATGTTTTAGCAGGTGTTGAATATATAGACATAACTGGAACATCAAAAGGAAAAGGAACTGCAGGTGTTATGAAGAGACATAACTTCAGTGGTAATAGAGCAACTCATGGTGTTTCTAGAAACCATAGACTTGGAGGTTCAATAGGACAATCTTCTTGGCCTGGAAAAGTTTTGAAAGGTTTAAGAATGGCTGGACAATATGGAAATACTACTGTAACAGTTCAAAACTTAAAAGTAGTTAAATTAGATGTTGAAAATAACGTAATCTTAATAAAAGGTGCAGTACCTGGACCTAAAAATGGATACGTTGTAGTAAGACCAGCTATAAAAAAATAG
- the rpsJ gene encoding 30S ribosomal protein S10 has product MSNKLRIYLKAYDHMLLDQSAKKIAEVAQKSGAEIAGPMPLPTRIKKYTVLRSVHVNKDSREQFEMRVHRRMVEIKNSTQKTISSLTAVNLPAGVGIEIKQA; this is encoded by the coding sequence ATGTCTAACAAATTAAGAATCTATTTAAAAGCTTATGATCATATGTTATTGGATCAATCAGCTAAGAAAATAGCAGAGGTAGCACAAAAGTCAGGAGCTGAAATAGCAGGTCCAATGCCACTACCAACAAGAATAAAAAAATACACTGTATTAAGATCAGTACATGTAAATAAAGATTCAAGAGAGCAATTTGAGATGAGAGTTCACAGAAGAATGGTAGAAATTAAAAATTCTACACAAAAAACTATATCATCACTAACAGCTGTAAATTTACCAGCTGGAGTTGGAATCGAGATTAAACAAGCGTAA
- the rnfB gene encoding RnfABCDGE type electron transport complex subunit B, with protein MSSEILIAMVILGVTGLAMGLFLAFASKKFEVKVDERVTKIIECLPGANCGGCGFPGCAGYADAVVNKGAKPNLCAPGGPSVSEEVAEIMGMKVEPSTGDKIVAKVLCQGTTGNATTKYNFRGEIKTCAAANIYASGEKSCSYACLGLGDCVKVCPVNAIKIKDGIASIDEETCVSCGACKNTCPKGVIEMLPQKKLVTVKCSSKDKGVDARKNCKVACIGCGMCVKACPKDAIVLENNLAKIDPEKCINCGLCELKCPTNAIVNLRFESGHGVRKKPAPKKPAPKKEEEIKKN; from the coding sequence ATGAGTAGTGAAATTTTAATAGCCATGGTAATTCTTGGTGTTACAGGACTTGCAATGGGATTATTCTTAGCTTTTGCCTCTAAAAAGTTTGAGGTTAAAGTTGATGAAAGAGTTACAAAAATAATTGAATGTTTACCAGGAGCAAACTGTGGTGGTTGTGGATTCCCAGGTTGTGCAGGGTATGCAGATGCAGTTGTAAATAAAGGGGCAAAACCTAATTTGTGTGCTCCAGGGGGCCCATCAGTATCAGAAGAAGTAGCTGAAATAATGGGAATGAAAGTAGAACCTTCAACAGGGGATAAAATTGTAGCAAAGGTTCTTTGCCAAGGAACAACAGGAAATGCAACTACTAAATATAACTTTAGAGGAGAAATAAAAACTTGTGCAGCAGCTAATATATATGCAAGTGGAGAGAAATCTTGTTCTTATGCTTGTTTAGGATTAGGAGATTGTGTAAAAGTTTGTCCTGTAAATGCAATTAAAATTAAGGATGGTATTGCTAGTATAGATGAAGAAACATGTGTATCTTGTGGAGCTTGTAAAAATACTTGCCCTAAAGGTGTAATAGAAATGTTACCTCAAAAAAAATTAGTAACAGTTAAATGTTCATCTAAAGATAAGGGTGTAGATGCAAGGAAAAATTGTAAAGTAGCATGTATCGGATGTGGAATGTGTGTAAAAGCTTGTCCTAAAGATGCAATTGTACTTGAAAACAATTTGGCTAAAATAGATCCTGAAAAATGTATAAATTGTGGATTGTGTGAGTTAAAATGTCCAACTAATGCAATTGTTAATTTAAGATTTGAAAGTGGTCATGGAGTTAGAAAAAAACCAGCTCCTAAAAAACCAGCACCTAAAAAAGAAGAAGAAATCAAAAAAAATTAA
- the rsxA gene encoding electron transport complex subunit RsxA → MDFGKLFSIIITSIFIQNYVFGRVLGICPYMGVSKKVESSIGMGMAIVFVISLSSALTWLVYQYMLVPFHLEYLQTIMFILIIASLVQFVEMAIQKLSPNLYNALGVYLPLITTNCCVLGVAILNIQEGYNFIETVVNGAGAAIGFTLALVLLAGIRERMEYSDIPAPFKGVPIAFLAASFLAIAFMGFSGMKI, encoded by the coding sequence ATGGATTTCGGAAAATTATTTAGTATCATTATAACTTCAATATTTATTCAAAACTATGTTTTTGGTAGAGTATTGGGTATTTGCCCTTACATGGGTGTTTCTAAAAAAGTAGAATCTTCTATAGGTATGGGAATGGCAATTGTATTTGTAATTTCTTTATCTTCTGCATTAACTTGGCTTGTATATCAATATATGCTAGTACCTTTTCATCTTGAATATTTACAAACAATAATGTTCATATTGATAATAGCTTCACTAGTTCAGTTTGTAGAAATGGCGATTCAAAAATTATCCCCCAATTTATATAATGCTCTTGGGGTTTACTTACCTTTAATAACAACAAACTGTTGTGTTCTAGGAGTTGCAATATTAAATATACAAGAAGGATATAATTTTATAGAAACAGTTGTAAATGGTGCAGGGGCAGCAATAGGATTTACCCTAGCATTAGTTTTACTTGCAGGAATAAGAGAAAGAATGGAGTATTCAGATATCCCAGCACCTTTTAAAGGTGTTCCAATAGCATTTTTAGCAGCAAGTTTTCTAGCTATTGCATTTATGGGATTTAGTGGAATGAAAATATAA
- a CDS encoding RnfABCDGE type electron transport complex subunit E: MAKNRLSILLNGLVKENPVFVLLLGLCPTLGTTTSAINGMSMGIATAAVLTCSNLLISLVKRFIPDKVRIPAFIMVIASLVTVVQMVMQAYTPGMYKILGLFIPLIVVNCIVLGRAESFASKNGVLDSVLDGLGSGIGFTIALTILGSIREVLGNGSLFNVALFPASWEPALIFILPPGGFMTIAFVIAFQNYLKLKKEA; the protein is encoded by the coding sequence ATGGCTAAAAATAGATTAAGTATTCTTTTAAATGGATTAGTAAAAGAAAATCCAGTATTTGTTTTATTGCTAGGATTATGTCCAACTTTAGGGACAACAACTTCTGCAATTAACGGTATGTCTATGGGAATTGCCACAGCAGCTGTTTTAACATGTTCGAATTTATTAATCTCTCTAGTAAAGAGATTTATACCAGATAAGGTAAGAATTCCAGCTTTTATTATGGTAATAGCTTCTTTGGTTACAGTAGTTCAAATGGTAATGCAAGCTTATACTCCTGGAATGTATAAAATTCTAGGATTATTTATACCTCTTATAGTTGTTAACTGTATAGTTTTGGGAAGAGCTGAAAGTTTTGCTTCTAAGAATGGAGTTTTAGACTCAGTTTTAGATGGATTGGGATCAGGAATCGGGTTCACAATAGCTTTAACAATTCTAGGATCAATAAGAGAAGTATTAGGGAATGGGTCATTATTTAATGTAGCACTTTTCCCTGCTAGCTGGGAACCAGCGTTAATATTCATATTACCTCCTGGAGGATTTATGACTATAGCTTTTGTTATTGCATTTCAAAACTATTTAAAACTAAAGAAGGAGGCATAG
- a CDS encoding RnfABCDGE type electron transport complex subunit G, which produces MENRFVHFGSVLLIIAAISAGCLAGVNSMTKGVIANNKIVTANAARKDVLPAAVEFNDSSAIENQGLKFIPGLDASGNKVGYVVVVDQGGYGGNINFSLGVDLDGKITGLRIMDHQETPGLGAKIAGLEWENHWIGKDKAYTFNKTVDAFAGATISPSSVYSGIQKALSAYAGVNK; this is translated from the coding sequence GTGGAAAATAGATTTGTACATTTTGGATCTGTTTTATTAATTATAGCAGCTATCTCTGCAGGATGTTTAGCTGGGGTAAACTCTATGACTAAAGGAGTAATTGCAAATAATAAAATAGTAACAGCTAATGCAGCTCGAAAGGATGTTCTTCCAGCTGCTGTAGAATTTAATGATTCATCAGCAATTGAAAATCAAGGATTGAAATTTATACCAGGGTTAGATGCTTCTGGAAATAAAGTAGGTTATGTAGTTGTTGTAGATCAAGGTGGATATGGAGGAAATATTAATTTCTCTTTAGGAGTTGATCTAGATGGAAAAATTACAGGATTAAGAATAATGGATCACCAAGAAACTCCTGGATTAGGAGCTAAAATCGCAGGACTTGAATGGGAAAATCATTGGATAGGAAAAGATAAGGCTTATACATTTAATAAAACAGTAGATGCTTTTGCAGGAGCAACAATTTCCCCAAGTAGTGTTTATTCAGGAATCCAAAAAGCTTTATCAGCATATGCGGGGGTGAATAAATAA